One part of the Marmota flaviventris isolate mMarFla1 chromosome 4, mMarFla1.hap1, whole genome shotgun sequence genome encodes these proteins:
- the Esd gene encoding S-formylglutathione hydrolase encodes MALKQISSNKCFGGLQKVFEHDSVELKCKMKFAIYLPPKAESGKCPALYWLSGLTCTEQNFISKSGYHQAASEHGLVVIAPDTSPRGCNIKGEDESWDFGTGAGFYVNATEDPWKTNYRMYSYVTEELPQLINANFPVDPQRMSIFGHSMGGHGALICALKNPGKYKSVSAFAPICNPVHCPWGKKVFSGYLGTDENKWKAYDATYLVKSYPDTQLDILIDQGKDDQFLLDGQLLPEHFISASSEKKIPVVFRLQEGYDHSYYFIATFIADHIRHHAKYLNA; translated from the exons TGTTGAGCTGAAGTGCAAAATGAAATTTGCTATTTACTTACCACCAAAGGCAGAAAGTGGAAAGTGCCCTGCACTGTATTGGTTGTCTG GTTTAACTTGCACAGAACAgaattttatatcaaaatctgGTTATCATCAAGCTGCCTCAGAACATGGCCTTGTTGTCATTGCTCCAGACACCAGCCCTC GTGGCTGCAATATTAAAGGGGAAGATGAGAGCTGGGACTTTGGCACTGGTGCTGGGTTTTATGTGAATGCCACTGAAGATCCTTGGAAGACTAACTACAGAATGTACTCTTATGTAACGGAGGAG cttccacaacTCATAAATGCCAATTTTCCAGTGGACCCCCAAAGGATGTCTATTTTTGGCCACTCTATGGGAGGTCATGGAGCTCTGATTTGTGCTTTGAAAAATCCTGGAAAATATAAA TCTGTGTCAGCATTTGCGCCAATTTGCAACCCAGTGCATTGTCCTTGGGGCAAAAAAGTCTTTAGCGGATATTTGGgaacagatgaaaataaatggaAG GCATATGATGCGACGTATCTTGTAAAGTCCTATCCAGATACTCAGCTTGACATACTAATTGATCAAGGGAAAGATGACCAATTTTTGCTAGATGGACAGCTACTCcctgaacattttatttctgcctcttcagaaaagaaaatcccTGTTGTTTTTAGATTACAGGAG GGTTATGATCATAGCTACTATTTCATTGCAACCTTTATTGCTGATCACATTAGACATCATGCAAAATACCTGAATGCATGA